A region from the Aegilops tauschii subsp. strangulata cultivar AL8/78 chromosome 5, Aet v6.0, whole genome shotgun sequence genome encodes:
- the LOC109744886 gene encoding uncharacterized protein isoform X1: MLQGNSTKPLSSLIPTPSSEATRSAATPSIRCSRRRRSSDSSDGHFSFKGSTCAAILIGQAAVVLGLSSNSVLAQDDLVALAATSEQADVNVTGLRCIEDGLVISNDHSIKWRMCTNKAWEFFLQGKLDEAEKLFKAALQEAKEAFGLRDPHAASALNNLKIATEWEGLCRDLTSRLS, encoded by the exons ATGCTCCAAGGAAATTCAACCAAGCCTTTGAGCTCTTTGATCCCAACGCCTTCTTCCGAAGCTACTCGGTCTGCCGCGACACCATCCATCAGATGCTCGCGCAGACGCCGCTCCTCAG ATTCTAGTGATGGTCACTTCAGTTTTAAGGGTTCAACGTGTGCCGCTATACTGATTGGGCAAGCAG CTGTTGTTCTTGGCCTGAGCAGCAACTCTGTATTGGCTCAGGATGATTTGGTTGCTCTAGCAGCTACAAGTGAGCAAGCTGATGTAAATGTTACTGGCCTACGTTGTATAGAAGATGGTTTAGTGATCTCAAATGATCACAGTATCAAATGGCGAATGTGCACCAATAAAGCATGGGAGTTTTTCCTGCAA GGAAAACTAGATGAGGCTGAGAAGTTATTCAAAGCAGCCCTACAGGAAGCTAAAGAAGCGTTTGGACTGagagatccacatgctgcatcggCTCTGAACAACTTG AAGATAGCAACAGAGTGGGAAGGTTTGTGCAGAGATCTTACCTCGAGGTTATCATAG
- the LOC109744886 gene encoding uncharacterized protein isoform X2 — MLQGNSTKPLSSLIPTPSSEATRSAATPSIRCSRRRRSSDSSDGHFSFKGSTCAAILIGQAAVVLGLSSNSVLAQDDLVALAATSEQADVNVTGLRCIEDGLVISNDHSIKWRMCTNKAWEFFLQGKLDEAEKLFKAALQEAKEAFGLRDPHAASALNNLIATEWEGLCRDLTSRLS; from the exons ATGCTCCAAGGAAATTCAACCAAGCCTTTGAGCTCTTTGATCCCAACGCCTTCTTCCGAAGCTACTCGGTCTGCCGCGACACCATCCATCAGATGCTCGCGCAGACGCCGCTCCTCAG ATTCTAGTGATGGTCACTTCAGTTTTAAGGGTTCAACGTGTGCCGCTATACTGATTGGGCAAGCAG CTGTTGTTCTTGGCCTGAGCAGCAACTCTGTATTGGCTCAGGATGATTTGGTTGCTCTAGCAGCTACAAGTGAGCAAGCTGATGTAAATGTTACTGGCCTACGTTGTATAGAAGATGGTTTAGTGATCTCAAATGATCACAGTATCAAATGGCGAATGTGCACCAATAAAGCATGGGAGTTTTTCCTGCAA GGAAAACTAGATGAGGCTGAGAAGTTATTCAAAGCAGCCCTACAGGAAGCTAAAGAAGCGTTTGGACTGagagatccacatgctgcatcggCTCTGAACAACTTG ATAGCAACAGAGTGGGAAGGTTTGTGCAGAGATCTTACCTCGAGGTTATCATAG
- the LOC109744886 gene encoding uncharacterized protein isoform X3 — protein sequence MLQGNSTKPLSSLIPTPSSEATRSAATPSIRCSRRRRSSDSSDGHFSFKGSTCAAILIGQAAVVLGLSSNSVLAQDDLVALAATSEQADVNVTGLRCIEDGLVISNDHSIKWRMCTNKAWEFFLQARKTR from the exons ATGCTCCAAGGAAATTCAACCAAGCCTTTGAGCTCTTTGATCCCAACGCCTTCTTCCGAAGCTACTCGGTCTGCCGCGACACCATCCATCAGATGCTCGCGCAGACGCCGCTCCTCAG ATTCTAGTGATGGTCACTTCAGTTTTAAGGGTTCAACGTGTGCCGCTATACTGATTGGGCAAGCAG CTGTTGTTCTTGGCCTGAGCAGCAACTCTGTATTGGCTCAGGATGATTTGGTTGCTCTAGCAGCTACAAGTGAGCAAGCTGATGTAAATGTTACTGGCCTACGTTGTATAGAAGATGGTTTAGTGATCTCAAATGATCACAGTATCAAATGGCGAATGTGCACCAATAAAGCATGGGAGTTTTTCCTGCAAGCAA GGAAAACTAGATGA